Within the Candidatus Binatia bacterium genome, the region CGTGCCCGACCGGGATCAGGTAAATCGGTGTACTGCTGGCCGGCAGCGACGTTGCTTGCGCCACCTGCTCGGGCTGAATTCCACCTACGGGCACCGCGGCCAAATGCAGCGCCGTCGCTTGCAGCAGCAGGTTCTGCGCGGCGTGGCCGGCTTCCAGATTCACCCAGCGCAGTCCGGTCTC harbors:
- a CDS encoding nitroreductase family protein; the encoded protein is ETGLRWVNLEAGHAAQNLLLQATALHLAAVPVGGIQPEQVAQATSLPASSTPIYLIPVGHAK